Proteins found in one Sorghum bicolor cultivar BTx623 chromosome 1, Sorghum_bicolor_NCBIv3, whole genome shotgun sequence genomic segment:
- the LOC8086190 gene encoding serine/threonine-protein kinase Aurora-3 isoform X1 has translation MSTREEWSMSDFEIGKYIGEGKFGKVYLAREKQSGYVVALKVIFKAKLEKYRFHAHLRREIEIQHSLDHPNVLRLFTWFHDEERVVLVLEYAARGELYKVLRAAGRFTERTSATYVASLAGALAYCHKKQVIHRDIKPENLLLDIEGRLKIADFGWAARSNAKRHTLCGTIDYLAPEMVEKKAHDHAVDNWTLGILCYEFLYGSPPFEADEQDDTLRRIVKVDLAFPSTPHVSSEAKDLISKLLVKDSSKRLCLEDIMKHPWIKKNADPSGSCIKQKDVTRAKVSDK, from the exons ATGTCGACGCGTGAGGAGTGGAGCATGTCCGACTTCGAGATCGGCAAGTACATCGGTGAGGGCAAGTTCGGCAAGGTCTACCTCGCCCGCGAGAAGCAG AGCGGGTACGTTGTGGCGCTCAAGGTGATATTTAAGGCGAAACTGGAGAAGTACCGCTTCCACGCGCACCTGCGGCGGGAGATCGAGATCCAGCACAGTCTCGACCACCCCAACGTGCTCCGCCTCTTCACCTGGTTCCACGACGAAGAGCGAGTCGTCCTCGTTCTCGAGTACGCGGCCCGTGGCGAGCTCTACAAGGTCCTCCGCGCTGCTGGCCGCTTCACCGAGCGCACGTCTGCCACA TATGTCGCGAGCCTTGCTGGTGCATTGGCATACTGCCACAAGAAGCAAGTCATCCACAGGGACATCAAGCCTGAGAATTTGCTACTAGACATTGAG GGCCGGCTTAAAATTGCAGATTTTGGATGGGCAGCTCGTTCAAATGCTAAGCGACACACACTCTGTGGCACAATCGATTATCTGGCACCAGAGATGGTAGAGAAAAAAGCTCATGACCATGCTGTGGACAACTGGACACTAGGAATCTTGTGCTATGAGTTCTTATATGGTTCACCTCCTTTTGAAGCTGATGAACAGGATGATACCTTGAGAAG GATAGTTAAGGTGGATTTGGCATTCCCTTCAACTCCTCATGTATCTTCAGAGGCTAAGGATCTCATTTCCAAG CTGCTAGTTAAGGATTCAAGCAAGAGGCTTTGTCTTGAAGACATTATGAAACATCCATGGATAAAGAAGAATGCAGACCCTTCAGGAAGTTGCATTAAGCAAAAAGATGTAACAAGAGCAAAGGTAAGCGATAAGTGA
- the LOC8083973 gene encoding uncharacterized protein LOC8083973 gives MASSSSSSSSSALPLFSSLLLALLLLSAPSPSASAELSFLTVSSNGSASISADPELEDVAPEPTFLEEVIDAVSEKYDWDPDAEVRVWPLDADAVRVGVVQRYEFRARAGGSAALARFSDEAVQWRRPSAPALEEVDGPDGFDVVPAEGAFGFDTGVRDVELVGPLELKLAGNEDGGLVELQLPSGNATYTRLKRIFVADGIALKVIGAQKVSVTHPHSIGLLSNGSLLTSNHDLSQIWPLSYSTCAPLLQVSVVGSVIIVVHQTSVSAGHVKTFLRSHNTIELLSDKCKVNTANRLISEFLFSSVSPRLIKLEKILKTWFSKRNHHNSSMHFIEAKVASIPLVKFRLEFERDVTEEDPIWDDVPEWKTRPMVRRVPVDIIAEVEDDDRLKAISVKKVRRQFPVVDTTTWGSLASNISFTKFLSFILPPEPLSLDVKW, from the exons atggcctcctcctcctcctcctcctcctcctcggccctccctctcttctcctccctcctcctcGCGCTGCTGCTCCTCTCCGCCCCCTCGCCGTCCGCCTCCGCCGAGCTCTCTTTCCTAACCGTTTCCTCCAACGGCTCCGCCTCCATCTCCGCCGACCCGGAGCTGGAGGACGTGGCCCCGGAGCCCACCTTCCTGGAGGAGGTCATCGACGCCGTCTCGGAGAAGTACGACTGGGATCCGGACGCCGAGGTCAGGGTGTGGCCGCTCGACGCCGACGCCGTCCGCGTCGGCGTCGTGCAGCGGTACGAGTTCCGGGCACGCGCGGGCGGGTCGGCGGCTCTGGCGCGGTTCTCCGACGAGGCCGTGCAGTGGAGACGCCCCTCCGCGCCGGCCCTCGAGGAGGTGGACGGGCCGGACGGCTTCGACGTCGTCCCCGCCGAAGGCGCATTCGGGTTCGACACCGGCGTCAGGGACGTGGAGCTGGTTGGGCCGCTGGAGTTGAAGCTTGCTGGCAACGAGGACGGTGGCCTCGTCGAGCTCCAGCTACCGTCG gggaatgccACATATACAAGGCTTAAGAGGATATTTGTTGCAGATGGCATTGCATTAAAGGTCATTGGTGCACAGAAAGTTTCCGTAACCCACCCTCACAGTATAGGTCTTTTATCAAATGGAAGTTTGTTGACTAGTAACCACGACCTAAGCCAAATATGGCCTTTGAGCTACTCAACCTGTGCCCCATTACTTCAAGTGAGCGTTGTAGGATCAGTCATAATTGTTGTGCATCAAACAAGTGTATCTGCAGGCCATGTGAAAACTTTCTTAAGGTCACATAACACTATAGAGTTATTGTCAGACAAGTGTAAAGTCAACACAGCAAATCGGTTGATCTCAGAGTTTTTGTTCTCCTCGGTTAGCCCAAGACTGATAaagcttgagaagatcttgaagaCTTGGTTTAGCAAAAGAAACCACCATAATAGCTCAATGCACTTCATTGAAGCTAAAGTGGCATCAATACCGTTGGTGAAATTCCGTTTGGAGTTTGAAAGGGACGTCACTGAAGAGGATCCCATCTGGGATGATGTTCCAGAGTGGAAAACGAGACCCATGGTCCGGCGAGTCCCAGTTGACATTATAGCCGAAGTGGAAGATGACGATAGGTTGAAGGCTATTTCAGTGAAGAAGGTTAGAAGGCAGTTTCCAGTAGTGGACACCACTACTTGGGGCAGCCTGGCTTCAAATATTTCTTTCACAAAGTTTCTGTCATTCATTTTGCCACCAGAACCGCTGTCGCTGGATGTGAAGTGGTAG
- the LOC8086190 gene encoding serine/threonine-protein kinase Aurora-3 isoform X2 has protein sequence MSTREEWSMSDFEIGKYIGEGKFGKVYLAREKQSGYVVALKVIFKAKLEKYRFHAHLRREIEIQHSLDHPNVLRLFTWFHDEERVVLVLEYAARGELYKVLRAAGRFTERTSATYVASLAGALAYCHKKQVIHRDIKPENLLLDIEGRLKIADFGWAARSNAKRHTLCGTIDYLAPEMVEKKAHDHAVDNWTLGILCYEFLYGSPPFEADEQDDTLRRIVKVDLAFPSTPHVSSEAKDLISKLLVKDSSKRLCLEDIMKHPWIKKNADPSGSCIKQKDVTRAKLV, from the exons ATGTCGACGCGTGAGGAGTGGAGCATGTCCGACTTCGAGATCGGCAAGTACATCGGTGAGGGCAAGTTCGGCAAGGTCTACCTCGCCCGCGAGAAGCAG AGCGGGTACGTTGTGGCGCTCAAGGTGATATTTAAGGCGAAACTGGAGAAGTACCGCTTCCACGCGCACCTGCGGCGGGAGATCGAGATCCAGCACAGTCTCGACCACCCCAACGTGCTCCGCCTCTTCACCTGGTTCCACGACGAAGAGCGAGTCGTCCTCGTTCTCGAGTACGCGGCCCGTGGCGAGCTCTACAAGGTCCTCCGCGCTGCTGGCCGCTTCACCGAGCGCACGTCTGCCACA TATGTCGCGAGCCTTGCTGGTGCATTGGCATACTGCCACAAGAAGCAAGTCATCCACAGGGACATCAAGCCTGAGAATTTGCTACTAGACATTGAG GGCCGGCTTAAAATTGCAGATTTTGGATGGGCAGCTCGTTCAAATGCTAAGCGACACACACTCTGTGGCACAATCGATTATCTGGCACCAGAGATGGTAGAGAAAAAAGCTCATGACCATGCTGTGGACAACTGGACACTAGGAATCTTGTGCTATGAGTTCTTATATGGTTCACCTCCTTTTGAAGCTGATGAACAGGATGATACCTTGAGAAG GATAGTTAAGGTGGATTTGGCATTCCCTTCAACTCCTCATGTATCTTCAGAGGCTAAGGATCTCATTTCCAAG CTGCTAGTTAAGGATTCAAGCAAGAGGCTTTGTCTTGAAGACATTATGAAACATCCATGGATAAAGAAGAATGCAGACCCTTCAGGAAGTTGCATTAAGCAAAAAGATGTAACAAGAGCAAAG CTTGTGTAA